A region from the Salicibibacter cibarius genome encodes:
- a CDS encoding DUF1670 domain-containing protein gives MKKQKATQSGFAKRTFRSALMEMLESEYKLIGSHKVIELIADDICQLRDEFYPMRHETSFGNLTWITTSSENEKPKLGQKIEDYKAQRIDLPLVTEEDLKKAQNGIRHGLSGSLTPPLNKEGGSSLEELSLMVNRSTLTVSKRIQEYQEGHQIILPIKGNQLDIGPGVTHKKIIIELYEQQVPPPDIAKRTHHSLEAVDRYIKDYDKVKFLVRRNID, from the coding sequence ATGAAGAAACAAAAAGCCACCCAGAGCGGTTTTGCCAAGCGTACCTTTCGCAGCGCCTTGATGGAAATGCTGGAGTCCGAATATAAACTGATCGGCAGCCATAAGGTTATTGAATTGATCGCGGATGATATTTGTCAACTACGGGATGAATTTTACCCGATGCGCCATGAAACAAGCTTTGGCAACCTGACCTGGATCACCACCTCCAGCGAAAATGAAAAACCGAAACTCGGTCAAAAAATCGAAGACTACAAAGCGCAGCGCATCGACTTGCCGTTGGTGACCGAAGAAGACCTGAAAAAAGCACAAAACGGGATCAGGCACGGATTGTCCGGCTCATTAACGCCGCCTTTGAACAAGGAGGGCGGCTCCTCTCTTGAAGAGCTGTCGCTCATGGTCAACCGATCAACGCTTACGGTCTCTAAGCGCATTCAAGAATATCAGGAAGGGCATCAAATCATCCTTCCGATCAAGGGCAACCAGTTAGATATCGGTCCCGGCGTGACGCACAAGAAAATCATCATTGAGCTCTATGAGCAACAAGTGCCGCCCCCTGATATTGCGAAGCGCACGCATCATAGCCTAGAGGCGGTCGACCGATATATTAAGGACTACGACAAGGTCAAATTCCTCGTCCGCAGGAACATTGATTAA